A single genomic interval of Shewanella halotolerans harbors:
- a CDS encoding YicC/YloC family endoribonuclease: MIQSMTAYARIEHKAQWGTASWEIRSVNQRYLETYLRLPEQLRSLEPVLRDRLRKRLNRGKIEVNLRYDLGEDKNSDLQLNQALASQIIQAANWVKQEAGQGEINIVDVLRWPGVMSGSEQDMDAIGKELLSAFDSAVDQFIEARGREGEAIKAMLETRLQAIEEQVAIVREHMPTVMQWQRDKLTNRLAEIQGELDPARLEQEMVLLAQKMDVAEEMDRLDAHVAETRRILKKGGAQGRRLDFMMQEFNRESNTLASKSISSEVTAAAVELKVLIEQMREQIQNVE, translated from the coding sequence ATGATCCAAAGCATGACAGCCTATGCTCGCATCGAGCACAAAGCACAATGGGGCACCGCCTCCTGGGAGATCCGTTCGGTCAATCAACGTTACCTGGAAACCTACCTGCGACTGCCAGAACAGCTGCGCAGCCTAGAGCCTGTCCTCAGAGACCGTCTGCGTAAACGTTTAAATCGCGGCAAGATTGAGGTCAACCTACGTTACGATCTCGGTGAAGATAAAAATAGCGACCTACAGCTTAACCAAGCCTTGGCCAGTCAGATCATTCAGGCGGCCAACTGGGTCAAGCAGGAAGCCGGTCAAGGCGAGATCAACATTGTCGACGTGCTGCGCTGGCCAGGCGTGATGTCAGGCAGCGAGCAGGACATGGATGCCATAGGCAAAGAGCTACTCTCCGCCTTCGACAGCGCGGTCGATCAGTTCATCGAGGCCCGTGGTCGTGAGGGGGAAGCGATCAAGGCAATGCTGGAAACCCGCCTGCAGGCCATCGAGGAACAAGTAGCCATCGTTCGCGAGCACATGCCTACTGTGATGCAGTGGCAGCGCGACAAACTCACCAACCGTTTAGCCGAGATCCAGGGCGAACTGGATCCCGCCCGCCTGGAACAGGAGATGGTACTGCTGGCGCAGAAAATGGACGTCGCCGAAGAGATGGACAGACTCGACGCCCACGTCGCCGAGACCCGCCGCATCCTCAAGAAAGGCGGCGCCCAGGGCCGACGCCTAGACTTCATGATGCAGGAGTTCAACCGCGAGTCCAACACCCTGGCCTCCAAGTCTATCAGCTCAGAGGTCACCGCCGCCGCAGTAGAACTCAAAGTGCTTATCGAGCAGATGCGAGAACAGATCCAGAACGTGGAATAG
- the rph gene encoding ribonuclease PH: protein MRPSDRTPAQSRPVTITRQFTAHAEGSVLIEFGETKVLCTASFTEGVPRFLKGQGQGWVTAEYGMLPRSTHSRMDREAARGKQSGRTQEIQRLIGRALRAAVDMKALGENTIVIDCDVIQADGGTRTAAITGACVALVDALNWARGKGLIKTNPLKFLIAAVSVGIYKGEPICDLEYVEDSAAETDMNVVMTETGKIIEIQGTAEGEPFSHEELLSLLDLAKHGIREIVDVQKAALS from the coding sequence ATGCGCCCAAGTGACAGAACCCCAGCTCAATCTCGTCCGGTAACCATTACGCGACAGTTCACAGCCCATGCAGAAGGTTCTGTATTAATCGAATTTGGCGAGACTAAGGTGCTGTGCACCGCGAGCTTCACCGAAGGGGTGCCACGTTTCCTGAAAGGTCAGGGCCAAGGTTGGGTAACCGCCGAATATGGCATGCTGCCACGCTCGACCCACAGCCGTATGGATCGCGAGGCTGCCCGTGGTAAACAGTCTGGACGTACCCAGGAGATTCAGCGTCTTATCGGCCGTGCTCTGCGCGCCGCGGTAGATATGAAGGCACTGGGTGAAAACACTATCGTCATCGACTGTGACGTGATCCAGGCCGATGGTGGCACCCGCACTGCAGCCATTACCGGTGCCTGTGTGGCGCTGGTTGACGCGCTTAACTGGGCCCGTGGTAAGGGACTGATCAAGACCAACCCACTTAAGTTTTTGATTGCCGCCGTGAGTGTAGGCATCTACAAGGGCGAGCCTATCTGCGATCTCGAGTATGTGGAAGATAGCGCCGCAGAGACCGATATGAACGTGGTGATGACAGAGACAGGTAAAATCATCGAGATTCAGGGTACAGCCGAGGGCGAACCCTTTAGCCATGAAGAGCTGCTGAGTCTGCTGGATCTGGCCAAGCACGGCATTCGCGAGATCGTCGATGTGCAGAAGGCGGCATTGAGTTAA